From the Babylonia areolata isolate BAREFJ2019XMU chromosome 15, ASM4173473v1, whole genome shotgun sequence genome, one window contains:
- the LOC143290421 gene encoding uncharacterized protein LOC143290421, giving the protein MTTPGTHHPGYPAYYYGDSKGGSVSEMSEVGLSMKRYGSQPSIGGHSGTLGSRSMLYGSRRSLYSTYTVSGMSYILPVMTKSPNPYRRPLDNWPIAFCSLFFNPIFGVVAILLAEQSKIYYAKCEYLRASQYGVYAKGVAAGGIFCTITTLILIIFIVIWSHIRYIGY; this is encoded by the exons ATGACAACCCCAGGCACCCACCACCCGGGTTACCCAGCCTACTACTATGGCGACTCCAAAGGTGGCAGTGTATCGGAGATGAGCGAGGTTGGGCTGAGCATGAAGCGCTACGGCTCTCAACCCTCCATCGGCGGCCACTCGGGAACGCTGGGGTCTCGCTCCATGCTGTACGGCAGTCGGCGCAGTCTGTACTCCACCTACACAGTGTCTGGCATGTCTTACATTCTGCCTGTGATGACCAAGTCGCCCAACCCATACCGACGCCCGCTGGACAACTGGCCCATTGCTTTCTGCTCCCTCTTCTTCAACCCCATCTTTGGTGTGGTGGCCATCTTGCTGGCTG AACAATCCAAGATTTACTATGCCAAGTGCGAGTATCTGCGAGCTTCTCAGTACGGGGTGTACGCCAAGGGTGTGGCAGCTGGTGGCATTTTCTGCACCATCACAACTTTaatcctcatcatcttcatcgtcatctggAGCCACATCCGCTACATCGGTTACTGA